The following is a genomic window from Spirosoma foliorum.
CTTTTACAGTTGACTGGGCCAAAAGCGGCTGTCCATGACCACTATAAATAGCTAATATGAACGGTAGGATCAAAAATCGCCAGTGTAGATCTGGTCTTTGCCGATGATGAGTCCAGGTTGATTTCATCCGTTTAGTGGTTTCGCAGGTTTACATACTATAAAGTGTCTGTAAACCTTCTTATTACTCATCCAGGCTTTTGATAAAACGTCATCCGAACTTTTGTGGTGCCAGTAAGTTCGTCTATACAATGCTTCCAACCTTATAGGCATTACTTAGTTAGCCTCTTCCAAAAGAAGGCTGTTCATTCAAGCTATAGCGCCACAATTCCGCTATTATTTAATCCAGGTTAAGCGAAAAATAATCCTGACAATATACTAATAATGAGCAATTTAAAGGCGAGTTTAGAGTAACAATTGAACGGTCAACAGGATTTGCCATATACGTTTCAATTTATTTGTTACCATATTTTCATATTACTATCAATGAAAGCATATTACCTAACCCAAACTTCATTCAGATCAACAGTTTGTGCAACGCTAAGTATCTTACTTTCTTTACTCGCAACCCAATTATCGGCCCAAATCATTACCACCATAGCTGGGTCTACTCTGAAAGGCGATGGAGGACCAGCCATTAGTGCGGCCCTGAGTACGCCAACGGGTGTAGCCGTTGATGGAAATGGCAATCTCTTCATTGCCGATCAGGATAATCACCGCATTCGTAAAGTAACGCCCGATGGGACCATCTCTACGGTGGCAGGCACCGGAGCTTATGGCTATAGTGGCGATAATGGCCCCGCGATCAATGCTACGCTGGGTAGTCCATCTGGCATCGCGGTTGATGCGACAGGGAATCTGTTCATTGCCGATCAGAATACCCATAGCATCCGAAAAGTGGCTACCGATGGAACAATAACTACCGTAGCGGGCAATGGTATAGCTGGTTTTAGTGGCGATACGGGTCCAGCAACCAATGCCAATTTACACACGCCATACGCAGTAGCGGTCGATGCAACCGGCAATCTCTTTATCGCGGATCAGGCCAATCATCGGATTCGGAAGGTCGCTACCGATGGTAAAATCACGACTGTAGCGGGTACTGGTACACAAGGTTATAACAGCGATAACATTCAGGCAATCGCAGCTAATCTAAATACACCTTCTGGCATAACGGTTGATGCCACTGGCAATCTCTTTATTGCTGATGCACTTAATCACCGCATTCGCAAAGTAACGACCGATGGGACGATCACTACGGTAGCCGGCACAGGTATTCAATCTTTTGGTGGCGATACGGGTCCAGCAACCAATGCACAGCTAGCAAATCCTACGGGTGTGGCGGTCGATGCGAGTGGTCAATTGTTCATCGCTGATTTAGCCAATCACCGCATTCGCAAAGTAGCGACCGATGGCACTATTTCCACCGTAGCAGGCACTAATATACAAGGCTTTAGTGGCGATAATGGCCCCGCTACCAATGCTTACCTGAATAACCCTTCTGGTATTACTGTAGATGCGACAGGCCAACTTTTCATCGCCGATAAGACTAATTACCGAATTCGGAAGGTGGCTACTGATGGGACTATTTCTACTGTGGCAGGCAATGGCACGCCTGATTTCAGTGGCGATAATGGCCCCGCTATCAATGCGGCCCTGGGCAGTCCTTCCGGTGTGGCAATCGATGGGAGTGGCAATCTCTTCATTGCCGATAAGACCAATTATCGCATCCGAAAAGTGGCTACGAATGGTATAATTACCACCATAGCAGGCAATGGCTTATTCGGTTTTAGCGGAGACACTGGCCCGGCCATCAATGCACAGTTGGCTGGGCCCACAGGCGTGGCGGTGGATGGCAGTGGTAATCTGTTCATTGCCGATCCAGATAATAGTCGGATTCGGAAGGTCACTATCGATAGTAAAATTACAACTGTGGCGGGCAATGGCACCGCCGGTTTTAGTGGTGATAATAACCCCGCAATCAATGCGGCACTCAACAATCCGACAAGTGTAGCGGTCGATGGCAGCGGGAATCTGTACATCGCCGATCGCACGAATCATCGCATCCGAAAAGTAACCCCCGGCGGGACCATTTCTACAGTAGCGGGTACGGGCACCGCTGGTTTTAGTGGCAATAATAGTCCAGCTGTTAATGCAGTACTCAATAATCCTACAGGGGTGGCGGTCGATGGGACTGGTAATCTGTATATTGCTGATCGGGATAATCATCGCATCCGAAAAGTAACCCCCGACGGTACCATCTCTACCGTGGCAGGCAACGGGACTCAGGGATCAGGTGGTGACAATGGTCCCGCTATCAACGCTAACCTAAATACACCTTCCGGAATAGCGGTAGACGGCAACGGGACCCTCTTTATCGACGACACGTTTAATCATCGCATTCGGAAGGTAACTTCGGATGGTACAATCTCTACGGTTGCGGGAAACGGGTCGCCGGGTAAAGATGGGGATAATGGGCCAGCCACTAGTGCCCAACTCAATGCGCCTTTTGGTGTAGCGCTGGATGGCGGAGGTAACCTGTTCATCGCCGATCAGGCAAACAACCTTATTCGCCGGGTCAGTGCGCCAGCTAGTGTGCGTATAAACCCCTCTACATCAATAAGCGCCTGCGTTGGAAGCAGTTTCAGTCTCACAGCTACAGCCATCAATTTCACTCCTACTTCGTATACCTGGACTAGCCAGCCCAGTGGCTTGTCGGCAAGTGGTGCTTCGCCTGTTTTTACCGCCCCTTCTGTCAGTACGGCGACGACCTACACGTTGACTGTTACCGCTACCGATGGAACAACGAATGTAACAGCTAGTGTAAACGTAAGCGTCAATCCATTGCCCGTTCCTACGCTAACGGCGAGTAACCCATTGAATGGCACTCTAACCAGTGCCACGCTGACTGCCAGCGGAGGCACTTCTTATTTGTTTAGCGGACCCAGCGTTGTAAGTCAGAATTCGATATCTGGAACAGCGGTTGCCAATGTTTCGGGGACTTATTCAGTAACGGTTACGAGTATCGCTGGCTGCTCCAGTACAACTAGTGTGGCATTGCCCGGTACCGATTTAAGTCCGACTATCGATTTGCCACAGGCTAATTTCCCGATTGGTAGTACAAGCAATTTTTTGGTGAATGTTTTCGAAGTAAGCGGCTTGCCGACGTCCATGAACAATGTGGTCATCACGATCACTGCGCCTACAGGCTATACGCTTTCGTTTGACAATTCGCTGACGGGCATTATCGTATCGGGAGGTAGTGCCACTCCTGTGGAAGTAGATAATACCAAATGGGCCGTTTCGGCTGCGACGCCTGGCGTTCAGTTGACCTTAACCATTAATAGTGGTCAATTTATACCGGCTAAAGGCAAAGCTACTCTGGGTTTCAGCCTTACCCGAACAACGGCCAATTCAGGAAGTACCTCCAGTATCACGGTGAATGTCAAAAACGATGCCGCCAAAACCTATGACGGCAACACCACCAATAACGTCTACGCCCGAATTATTAATGGGCTTTAGTAGTTACTATTGGGCCAATTTATTCATTAAATAATCAGGCTAGTAAATATCTGGGCCAAGCTGGAGCTTGGCCCAGACAATTCATCTAATCTCTATCTTGGCAGGGTACTACCTACTTCCTTTCTTTGGGTCCAGCACGACATGCCGAATACGCTGACGCTTCCAGGTATACGTTACGTGGATAAGCCCATCGGCTGTTTGAATGACAGCAGGGTACGAATACTCTCCTGGCTCATTTTCGAGTACGGCCAGCGTTTTCCAGGTTTTTCCATCGTTAGAAATGGCGATATCGAGCGGTGTTCTTGGTCCACCAGATTTACCCGGTGTAGGTGCCACGGGGTTATATACTAATACCTGACGACCATCTTTCAGCGTAACCGCATCGGTGCCTGAGTTCGGGTTAGGAAGTGTTGTCTTTTGCAAAGGTGACCAGGTTTTTCCGTCATCCTTCGACCAGGTTTCGAGAATAAATCCACTTTTCTGGCTACGACAAAGGGCCTGTAGCTGGCCATTAGGATAGAACAGAACACTAGGCTGAATAGCTCCGTCGTTAACCCCATCATTAATAGCATCTGTTTTCTGCCAGGTTTTACCCCAATCGCTGGTTCGCTCGAAATGCACTCGCCAGTTGTGATCTTCTGAACTAGTCGGGCAAAGTAACACACCCGATGCCAGCAAAACCGGTTTGTTTTTGATTGGGCCCAAAATTCCCTCTGGCAGTCGTTCGGCTACCGACCAGGTTTTGCCCCCATCTGTCGATCGCTTTAGCATGCCCCACCAGGTCGATGGGCTTGGTCCCACCTTGTAGAATAGAATTAATTCGGCACCAGGTCTCTGAAACAAAACTGGATTCCAGCAAGGTAACCGCTTGCCATCGGGTTGCACGCCTGTGGCTACTTCAACGGGGGGTGTCCAGTTACCATTCGTTTGGCTGCTTACCCAAATTCCAACGTCGGGATGGCGCTCACGTGTACCACCAAACCAGGCCGTCACTAATCCTTTCGGGGTTTCGGCTATCGTTGAGGCATGACATTCTGGAAAAGGAGCCTTTTCATAAATCCACTCCTGGCGAAGGATCGCCGGATTAGTTGACTGCGCTAAACTAGAAGGGGCAGTTAACAGAAATAACACAACAAGGTATAGGTAGGGAGTTTTCATACCCCAACAATACGAAAAGCTGTAAATATTAGCTAGTCGGCCTACAAACCAACCTGCCAATCAAGTTAGCTAATCCTGATTAAAATCATGATTTCAATCAAATATATTTTCAAAAAAGCACTGGCTTCCATCGGCACATTTCTTGTATTATCCTCTAGTAAGATCTTTTCATTCATAAAAGAATAGTAAGCTTTATTGTACTATAAATCACAAAAATATGTACCAATAACACAAAAATGAATCTATAATATTTAATTAAATACCTATCCTTCTCGCTAATTAATCGAAGGAAGAATGAAAAATCCGGTAAAATTTCGGATTCGATTAGCCCCAAAAGCGGACACAAGCCGGGCCAAATACCGTGCCAAACCTAGTGTTCAACAGAATCAGCCACAAGCTGACTTTGCGCTGTTTTCAGCAAAAAACCACCCGCCACACTAAAAATAGACGTCTATGATTAACTGCTACAGACTAGTACATAAAGTCCACCGATTACAACTAATTGTCTGCTTACTGCTCTTTATTCCGACCATTACTTTTGGTCAGCTTCAACTTAACTTCCCCGTCTCACGAATCGTTTTTCAACGAGATAACTCGAATCAGGCAGCGGTTCCTTTTCATGCCGTAGCCGCAGCATCAGTTACGCAGGTTAAGGTACGGTTAGTTGTTCGTCAGGGAGGAACCACCACGGCCTGGTCGACCTTTACACCTTCCAATAATGCTGTTTCAGGGCGTATTCTTTCTGTTCAGGGAGGCTGGTATGATCTGGAAGCCGAATCTTTCAATGGAGCCGTGAGCCTGGGCATTCAACGTATTGATCGAGTGGGCGTCGGCGAAGTTTTAATTGCTTCAGGTCAGTCCAATGCGCAGGGCTTTCCGTACACAACAGGCGCTTCCGACGATCGGGTATCCTGTCTAAATTATTATGATGGTCAGATTACGGAGTCGCGCTTTCCGCTTACGTTTAGTCATTTATCGATTCCCACGAATGTTGGTCCAACCAATTCGTCCTATATCTATGGCCTACTAGGCGACAAGCTTGTTCAGAAATTAGGCGTACCCGTTCTGATTTATGGGGCGGCCATTGGCGGTACCTCGTCTCTCCAATGGCGCCAAACCGCAGAAGGACAGGTTATTCCAGAGAGTACGCAATGGGACGGTGCCGACGATTTACGCCCCTATCGAGCCATAAAGGCAACACTGACTCACTATGTACAACGAACCGGCTTGCGCGCTATCCTGTGGCATCAGGGCGAATCCGACAAAGGGAAGTCGGCATCTGACTACATCACAAATATTCAGAAAGTTATCGAAGCAAGCCGTCAGGATTTAGGCGTTACAACTTTACCCTGGATGATTGCCCGAGCTTCCTGGTTCGAAGGCAGTAACGACCCCAATATTATTGCCGCCCAGAATCAATTGATCTCCCAGGTTCCTTATTGCTATGCTGGCCCAAATACCGATGCCTATGGTAATGCCTATCGGCAGGACGGCACCCATTTCCTGCAGTCATTTTACCCTCAATTAGCCGACCTCTGGAATCAGGCACTCACGACCAGTTTTTTTCAGCAGTCGACGCCTTATGTTCTTCCGCAGGATGCACCCCGACTTACAGTTGGTATGCCTCAGCCTTTTTATCAGTATCAGGGTGGGCATCTCGTTATTCCTTTCTTAGACGAAGCCCCGGACGGCCCAGAATCGGGTGTTGCGTATACGGCCCAGTTAGTTTCTTCGACTGGACAATTCATAACAAACCTGGGCATCAACAATACCCGACCCTTACGCGTAACACTTCCGGATAACTTAGCAGCCGGAACCTATAAGACCAAAATTGTCTCGTCAGTATTTTCGTCGACGCTTAGTGCACCAATTACCGTTTTTGCGCCAACCTATGCCAAGAAAACAGGCACAGGGTTAACGGGAAAATATTACAGTGGTTCTGACACAAATGGTCCTGTTTTATATTCACAACTAGATGGGCCGTTGGATATGACCTGGTATGATAGTGGGCCTACGCCCTATATGCCCATCCGTGATTGGCTTATTAGTTGGACTGGTCAGATCGAAGCCCCAGTTACGGGTACGTATGCCATAAAAAGTAGCTATGATGATGCAACCCGAATCTGGGTCAATGGCCAACTGATTATTGATGAATTGGGTGCTCATGCTTATCCGTTCACAGTAAAAGGCCAGATTACGTTGCAGGCAAATCAGCGGTACGACATCCGGGTTGAGTTATATCAATACTGGTACAATGCCCAGATTCGCTTACAATGGGTAGTGCCCGGCACTACCCAAGCCGTTTATATTCCAAAAGATCGTCTTTTCCCAGCCTCAGCACCCGTTGCTACAGCAGGCACATCGCTCAATGTAGTGTTTCCTACACCCCGAACGGTTTTACAAAGAGATAACAACAACACTGCCCTGATCAATATCAGGGGCCTTTGCCCTGCTCAAACTGAACGGGTTGAAATTCGGGTTTCGCCAACGGTATCGGGTTATGGGCAAAACAACGATTCCTATGTCGTACTGGATAGTCAACCGAACAATGGGACTTTTTCGGGATCGGTTACGGCTACTGGCGGCTGGTATAATCTGGATATACAGGCCATTGCGCAAAGCCGCGTAATTAGTCACATACGAGTCACGCCTGTTGGTGTAGGCGAAGTTTTTGTGATTGCCGGTGAAGACAATGCACAGGGGATTACACCCAACCGATCGGTTGTATCGGCTGCTGACGAGCGGGTAATTAGTGTTCCTCATTATAATTATACCGATACGACCCGCTTACCTTTACCTCCCGCATTCAGTAAGATAACGGCAAAGGAAGCAATCGGACCGCACGGCAATACGGCCTGGTGCTGGGGCGAATTAGGCAATTTACTAACCAATCGGCTCAATGTTCCTGTTCTATTTTACAACGTAGCCTGGACGGGCACAACCGTTCGAAACTGGCGGGAAAGTATGGAACAGGGCGCTACAAATACCATAGACAATACTCAAATGCCAGCTGGGATGCCCTACAGCAATCTTAAACGAGTACTGAAAGATTATGTCTCTTTGACAGGCTTGCGAGCAGTACTTTGGCAACAGGGAGAAAGTGAATATTACTCCACTACGCCACAAGCCACCAACTATGCGACGGATTTAAAAGCCGTGATTAACCGAAGCCGGGTGGATGCCGGTTTTGCCCAACTGCCGTGGATTATAGCCCGAGCCTCAGTCGATAATACAACGAGTTCATTGTATCCATCAGGCAGTTACGAACCAGTAACCAACCGTCAGAATGAAGTAATCCAGACAACAGCCCAGGTTATGGCTGGCCCTATTACTGATACGATTCAAGTACCCAGACCCGATGGCACGTATTTTCTGGGAAGTGGCCTTACCCGACTGGCCAGAGCCTGGAACATGGCCCTAACAAGCTCTATCTGGTCGACAACAGCGCTATTGGCGCAAGCTCCAACCGTAAGTGATCTACGGCTAACGGCTGAGTCAAACAGCCGGACAGCCTCAGTTAATCAAGACATACCTTTCACCATCAACGTTATAAATGAGAGTAGTTTGCCAGCTACAAATGTGCAGGTACGCTGCCAATTACCCGATCAGTTGCAGTTCACGAGTAGTGGAACGATGAGTTACCAACAGGGAACTCTGTTAGCATCAATCCCCAGTCTGGACATTGGTCAACAAATTGCACTCGGGTTCATCGCTCGTCCCAAGCAAGCAGGTATCTATCGAATAGCCAGCGAAATCGTTCGGGCAGATCAGTTGGACCAGGACTCACGGCCCAATACCAGTATTATTAATGGTGAGGATGATGTTGCTTGGATAGATTTTCGAACAACCGAGAGTTCATCATCTGTATTTTCAACTACAGTCTCGCAAAATGCACCTATATTACCTCAGGTCGTTAATAATCAACCTTTTGGCGACCCCAACAAAGCCGATCTGAGTTTACAACTGGCCCTGAGCAGTATGGCACCTGCAACGAATTCGCCCGTTTCGGCAAGTTTGATTGTCAGAAATAGTGGTGCATTAACGGCTCAAAGTGTGCAGGTTGGCTGTCTCTTACCTGCTGGATTAGTATTCACCAGCAGCGGTACAATGACGGTGGTTAGTAATACCGTTCGTGGTACGATAGCCAGTATTGCTTCGGGTGGTCAGGCGGTACTTACCTTTACCATGACGCCTACAACGACCGGCAATAAAATAGTACAGACGCAAATCGAAGCATCCTCCTTAGCAGATCCGGACTCAACTCCGAACAACGGCTTTACAAACGGTGAAGACGATACAGCGACGGTAACGCTTCGGATTGGGCAAGTTACGCCTTAACCATAGACCGCAGATTTTCAATACTTAAACTATTTAAACTTCTCTCTACTAAGAAAATATGTAGCCCTTTGTTGTCATTCCGACTTTAGGAAGAATCTCAAGATTGACTAATGAGAAATTTGAGATTCCTCCTAAAGTCGGAATGACAGTAAACGGTTCAAATTCAACAGAAATAAGAACGTTTAAACAAAATCGCTATTGAACCCGGATTAGCTGAACGCCCAGCACCGGACGACCATCGGCCGTAACGCCTTGTACCACAACGCGTACCGTTCGCACTACGTCTGAAAGCGGAAATCGTAGCTGGCTGTGCCCCTTGCTATCAGTCTGCATGAGTGGTTTCCAATACAGAACATCCCGGTAATCGACGGCGCCAGTAATGGAGTCGGTGGCTACTTCTGTATTATAACGTGGAACGTAGAACTCACGCTGTACCGATGGGTAACCAATAAATTGAATGGGCTTCATACTCTCTTTAGGTTTCGCGTTTGCCTGCATAGAGCGTGCGCTTTTTGTATAAAAAGCAATGACTCCGTTGCCCCCCCCTAGCCCCGTATATGCCCGTCGTACTGGCACTTTTCAAGACTTCAATACGCTCAATATCAGTTGAGCTGAAGAAAAACAAAGCCGTTCCATATGGGTCTTCGATGGGCATACCGTCCATCAAATATAAGGGTTGTGAACCCATGTTAAAACTAGTTGTTCCTCGTATCGATACATTATAGGAAAGCGGTACAGCAGCCCCTATTCGTTTAACCGTTACGCCGGTTAATCGTCCCTGAAGCATTTCGTATAAATTCTGGAAAACTGGCGATTTCTCATCGACCACAATAACAGCATCAGCCTCATTGTGCAAACTACGCATTTGAATGTCCTCAGGTCTTTTATCGATTTTTTGCGCCCGAACCGACACTTCTTGCAGCACTTTCGCCGTTTTGTCGCGGTAAAAATCAGTATTGGCTTCTTGCCGGGTTCGAGCGACTTCTAATTGGGCCCGCAACGTCGACCAGTTGGGCGCACCCATCAGTCGACCGGATTCCCATCCTTTGCCGATGGCTTCCTGAACCAGAAAAGCTTCTTTGCTAGAAAGGTTTCTTAACTGACGGTCAGTGATTCGCGTCAGTAGTTGTGTCGTATCGGCAATGGCCAGCCCCGCCAGCCGAAAGCGTCCCTGCCCGTCAGCACCAGCCGATTTTGCGAACGATTGTCCGAGGCCAATCGATGCTACAATAATCTGCGCGCCAGGGATGGGTTGATTCTTCGCATTCACAAGCTGGCCCCGCAGCGATATCCCACCCAGCGAATCGGTTTCGGGCGTGCCACTGACCCGTCGCCAACCCTGCGTTAGCAGCAGGTCGTCCAACGCTCGACGGCTTTCGGCAGAGGGCTTCAGGACGTATTGATTGGGATTTTCGATACGCCCCCGAAGCTCTCCCGTTAGCAACAAATGGGCAGACAAGGTGGCCTCGGCGGTATCAGCAGGCACTTTGCCCGCATCGGTAATTGAGGTCGACAAAGCGGCTAACGCCGGTAATCCGTTATCACTCAGCTTCAGACTCAGGGTTACGGACTCGCGGGGTTGATACTGTTTTTTGTTGACACCCATCAGCACACGTACTGGCGCCGTGAATTCGGGCACAAAAATCAATCGTTCGGCTTGAGGGCGGGCACTGGCATCGTACAGGGTAACTTGCGTCAGGCCCGGCAACCAACTCATCATCGGCAAGCTGACTTTCGCCACCCCATTCTGCAACAGAATTTTTCGCTGATCGACCACACGACCGTGTTGTTGAATCAGCACATACGCAGAGTCGATAGCAGCCCGGTTAGTACTTAGTATGGTCAGCGCTAGCCGACTGGTATCGCTGATCGCATCGGCTGAAAGCAACAACCCTTCCGTTTCGGGTTTGGGCAACGAAACATGTTGTAGTTGGTTATTATACGTTACGTCGGCATAATAGGCCCGCTGCGGCTTTGGTTCCATAGACACGCTGCCCATCCCCTGCGGATTAGTCTTAAAACGAACGACTTCAGTGCCTGATTCATCAATAATACGGCCCTCTATCGGTAAACCCTGGCCATTAGACTGCACAATTTTTATACCCAGACGTGCGGGTAAACCAGCAATCCAGCGACCACCTTCAGGCAAAATCTGAACGTCTAAAGGCTGAGCAGCCGAATCACTCCGTATCGATACCTTATTGCGGATCAGATTATAAATCGCCACCGACCGCTCGAAAGCTGGGCGTCGTTGGGCGTCATCCTCATCGGTATAAGCCCGCAGGCGATAGGTGCCCGTCAAGAGAGTATCCGACAGACGGAAATTGCCTTCGCCCCGTCCGTCAGCGATCCGCACCCACTGATGTTGCACGAGTTTTCCGGTTGAACTAAGCAGGTCGACGTGGATGGCCGTTTCGCCAGTGGCTCGCTGGTGACTAGCCGCATCGAGGAAGTACGTGCTCATCCAGAGCCGATCGCCCGTGGCGTAAAAGGGTTTATCGATGTGCACAAACAAGGTGGGAGCCAGCAACTTGAATCGCTCGTTGAAGGCCGTCCTGATCCGTTCCAGGCGGGCGTCGGGTGGCATGAGTTTTCCCTGCGTAACCAACTGATTAGTTGGCAATGATTCCTTCTCATTACCTTCAGGTTTCCAGTCGGCGGGTAGCATCGTCGATAGGCGGTCATTGCCCATCGATCCTTTCGCTTCCATGCCCTCCGGCATGGTAATAAGCCCATCCACAGTCATTTGCAGCTGCCCGCTCGGCAGTCTCATTTCCGTATAGGCATAACGGGCATCGGGATAGGGCGAGAAACCCGAGGTCGCATTTGTGTAGAATACAATCAGTTTGCTGGGCGAAACCAATTTACGTTCAGAAGCTAATCGGCCAGCTTGAATCAACGTAGCGGTCTTCACGGGAACCAGCCGCTTGTAGTCGTTAACCATAGCGGACAGGGTAATTGACCGCTGTTCGATGGAGATCGCCTTTGTCAGATCTTCCTGATAAACCATGAAGCCAGCCTGCTCGAACGTGTTGTCAATCAGGCTGGCCATCAAGTGCCGGATTGAGCCTTTGTAAGCCATTAGTCGGTTCCGTTGAAACCGGCTGGCTTGCCGCTCATTCTCGGGCTTTAGTTCTTCAAAACGGGCACTACCCGCCGAATACACATTTCCTGACGCCGTGGCATCGAAATGTTGCAACGCATAGATTAGTCGATAACCTAGCGCCTGATTTTCAATGATTAATGGCTCATTTGCCGTGGCATACAGATGATCTTTGTCTTCTTTAAAATTTAGTACTTCGCTGTTGACCAGCAGACACTGTGAGCCAAATGGTTCGCCGAAGAGTTGCTTTTTAAACTGCCGCAGGTGCCGTTCCCATTGTTTGGGATTTCCCCGCACGGTTACAGCATCCAGTGTTTGTTCACTCGGTTTGAGCGCAAAATTAGCCTTCTGGGGTGCCGTATTATCGAATCGGATTTTTTGCGTAGCTGGCTGATAGCCCACAAATGAAGCGGCTATTTCGACCGTACCTAGTGAAATGCCAGCAAGGGTATACGCTCCTTTTTCATCGGTAACCGCCCCTCGCGTTGATCCATTCACATAGACGTTGGCAAAGGGCATAGGCTTGCCCGTATTGGCATCCGTTACATATCCAGTCAGAACAGTTGTTGTTTGTCCATGAGCGAACCGGGGCGCTCCTAGCAGCAGAAGGGCCATTATACAACCAATGAAGAATGAGGTGCGCATAGAGATTAAATTATTCTCTATAAAAAAAGAACCACGCTATGTAATTATACCTATGGTTGTACTATGCAGTCAGTTGTCAATAAAGAGTGAGGATACCATCCAAAAGGTGTGTTTCACAAGCTAATAAGATGCCCGGGAAGCAGCGAATATAGACCGCAGATTTTTAGGATTAAGCGGATTTACGTGGATTCAACTACAATCATACCTAATCTTAATCGCACCGGCGACCCGGTATCCTAATAATCTGCGGTTTATAGCTTTGGGCTAGCTAAAACGCGCTCCACGATTTCTTTATAGTTCCACCCAATAGGAATTTGA
Proteins encoded in this region:
- a CDS encoding NHL repeat-containing protein, giving the protein MKAYYLTQTSFRSTVCATLSILLSLLATQLSAQIITTIAGSTLKGDGGPAISAALSTPTGVAVDGNGNLFIADQDNHRIRKVTPDGTISTVAGTGAYGYSGDNGPAINATLGSPSGIAVDATGNLFIADQNTHSIRKVATDGTITTVAGNGIAGFSGDTGPATNANLHTPYAVAVDATGNLFIADQANHRIRKVATDGKITTVAGTGTQGYNSDNIQAIAANLNTPSGITVDATGNLFIADALNHRIRKVTTDGTITTVAGTGIQSFGGDTGPATNAQLANPTGVAVDASGQLFIADLANHRIRKVATDGTISTVAGTNIQGFSGDNGPATNAYLNNPSGITVDATGQLFIADKTNYRIRKVATDGTISTVAGNGTPDFSGDNGPAINAALGSPSGVAIDGSGNLFIADKTNYRIRKVATNGIITTIAGNGLFGFSGDTGPAINAQLAGPTGVAVDGSGNLFIADPDNSRIRKVTIDSKITTVAGNGTAGFSGDNNPAINAALNNPTSVAVDGSGNLYIADRTNHRIRKVTPGGTISTVAGTGTAGFSGNNSPAVNAVLNNPTGVAVDGTGNLYIADRDNHRIRKVTPDGTISTVAGNGTQGSGGDNGPAINANLNTPSGIAVDGNGTLFIDDTFNHRIRKVTSDGTISTVAGNGSPGKDGDNGPATSAQLNAPFGVALDGGGNLFIADQANNLIRRVSAPASVRINPSTSISACVGSSFSLTATAINFTPTSYTWTSQPSGLSASGASPVFTAPSVSTATTYTLTVTATDGTTNVTASVNVSVNPLPVPTLTASNPLNGTLTSATLTASGGTSYLFSGPSVVSQNSISGTAVANVSGTYSVTVTSIAGCSSTTSVALPGTDLSPTIDLPQANFPIGSTSNFLVNVFEVSGLPTSMNNVVITITAPTGYTLSFDNSLTGIIVSGGSATPVEVDNTKWAVSAATPGVQLTLTINSGQFIPAKGKATLGFSLTRTTANSGSTSSITVNVKNDAAKTYDGNTTNNVYARIINGL
- a CDS encoding sialate O-acetylesterase, translated to MINCYRLVHKVHRLQLIVCLLLFIPTITFGQLQLNFPVSRIVFQRDNSNQAAVPFHAVAAASVTQVKVRLVVRQGGTTTAWSTFTPSNNAVSGRILSVQGGWYDLEAESFNGAVSLGIQRIDRVGVGEVLIASGQSNAQGFPYTTGASDDRVSCLNYYDGQITESRFPLTFSHLSIPTNVGPTNSSYIYGLLGDKLVQKLGVPVLIYGAAIGGTSSLQWRQTAEGQVIPESTQWDGADDLRPYRAIKATLTHYVQRTGLRAILWHQGESDKGKSASDYITNIQKVIEASRQDLGVTTLPWMIARASWFEGSNDPNIIAAQNQLISQVPYCYAGPNTDAYGNAYRQDGTHFLQSFYPQLADLWNQALTTSFFQQSTPYVLPQDAPRLTVGMPQPFYQYQGGHLVIPFLDEAPDGPESGVAYTAQLVSSTGQFITNLGINNTRPLRVTLPDNLAAGTYKTKIVSSVFSSTLSAPITVFAPTYAKKTGTGLTGKYYSGSDTNGPVLYSQLDGPLDMTWYDSGPTPYMPIRDWLISWTGQIEAPVTGTYAIKSSYDDATRIWVNGQLIIDELGAHAYPFTVKGQITLQANQRYDIRVELYQYWYNAQIRLQWVVPGTTQAVYIPKDRLFPASAPVATAGTSLNVVFPTPRTVLQRDNNNTALINIRGLCPAQTERVEIRVSPTVSGYGQNNDSYVVLDSQPNNGTFSGSVTATGGWYNLDIQAIAQSRVISHIRVTPVGVGEVFVIAGEDNAQGITPNRSVVSAADERVISVPHYNYTDTTRLPLPPAFSKITAKEAIGPHGNTAWCWGELGNLLTNRLNVPVLFYNVAWTGTTVRNWRESMEQGATNTIDNTQMPAGMPYSNLKRVLKDYVSLTGLRAVLWQQGESEYYSTTPQATNYATDLKAVINRSRVDAGFAQLPWIIARASVDNTTSSLYPSGSYEPVTNRQNEVIQTTAQVMAGPITDTIQVPRPDGTYFLGSGLTRLARAWNMALTSSIWSTTALLAQAPTVSDLRLTAESNSRTASVNQDIPFTINVINESSLPATNVQVRCQLPDQLQFTSSGTMSYQQGTLLASIPSLDIGQQIALGFIARPKQAGIYRIASEIVRADQLDQDSRPNTSIINGEDDVAWIDFRTTESSSSVFSTTVSQNAPILPQVVNNQPFGDPNKADLSLQLALSSMAPATNSPVSASLIVRNSGALTAQSVQVGCLLPAGLVFTSSGTMTVVSNTVRGTIASIASGGQAVLTFTMTPTTTGNKIVQTQIEASSLADPDSTPNNGFTNGEDDTATVTLRIGQVTP
- a CDS encoding sialidase family protein; its protein translation is MKTPYLYLVVLFLLTAPSSLAQSTNPAILRQEWIYEKAPFPECHASTIAETPKGLVTAWFGGTRERHPDVGIWVSSQTNGNWTPPVEVATGVQPDGKRLPCWNPVLFQRPGAELILFYKVGPSPSTWWGMLKRSTDGGKTWSVAERLPEGILGPIKNKPVLLASGVLLCPTSSEDHNWRVHFERTSDWGKTWQKTDAINDGVNDGAIQPSVLFYPNGQLQALCRSQKSGFILETWSKDDGKTWSPLQKTTLPNPNSGTDAVTLKDGRQVLVYNPVAPTPGKSGGPRTPLDIAISNDGKTWKTLAVLENEPGEYSYPAVIQTADGLIHVTYTWKRQRIRHVVLDPKKGSR